Proteins encoded together in one Ptiloglossa arizonensis isolate GNS036 chromosome 9, iyPtiAriz1_principal, whole genome shotgun sequence window:
- the LOC143151555 gene encoding uncharacterized protein LOC143151555, whose protein sequence is MGRKKSRGRRSVAQQDSKPSREDRDRSGSTSVDATRNEEIEIRTKSAISRGREPGVPIGVCSRLNYPLVRSSLSDSSDESDDDDAESVELNVRPRFVFVASLCAVCSERSKVFCERCRMVSYCSAAHRVQGSSSHRDLCEPLNEIRASMTTLLADESDSRLDAEQYREYRLEVLAILESEIGRPLQLWEKEIVLYPRVCRVCRRFRDDCCPRCSMEPVCEHRDEHEKRCAEFQVLRRCLVLQYKHGAVEPRIPNARQSNPLEISTLGFDELAQRIYGEDSAYYREMDSYTYASLSHLSTIPLTVLHAMQISCPDWRTKTEWTVHIAGAEFQFEGVNLHAWEKLYLHLLPNLKTLRLILVGPELRLPSGVPPKLLAKVKLCSECRSNGKSVIVLFRPERLYHELVRDETERVVPADLICAFNAGLYRNTGYAGTDTWLETIREFCKTPTPLVVTSYTGDEVVWDLARIQSVYDVEVLSTPRRNPFASIKPDRNFVSDDTMPLIYKNYYFAIVRATSPA, encoded by the coding sequence ATGGGTCGTAAAAAGTCCCGAGGTAGGAGGAGCGTTGCGCAGCAGGATTCGAAACCATCGAGAGAGGATCGCGATCGTTCAGGATCCACGTCCGTCGACGCAACCAGGAACGAAGAGATCGAGATCCGTACCAAGAGCGCGATTTCTCGAGGTCGCGAACCGGGTGTACCGATCGGTGTTTGCTCGCGTTTGAACTATCCCCTGGTGCGATCGTCGTTGTCGGATTCATCGGACGagagcgacgacgacgacgcggagAGCGTCGAGTTGAACGTCAGACCTAGATTCGTGTTCGTGGCGAGCCTTTGCGCCGTTTGTTCCGAGCGGTCCAAGGTGTTCTGCGAACGTTGTCGAATGGTGTCCTATTGTTCGGCCGCGCATCGAGTTCAAGGATCGTCCAGTCACCGTGACCTCTGCGAACCGTTGAACGAGATACGCGCCTCGATGACCACCCTGCTGGCCGATGAATCCGACTCGCGTCTCGACGCCGAACAGTACCGCGAGTACAGACTGGAGGTGCTCGCGATCCTCGAATCGGAGATCGGGAGACCGTTGCAACTCTGGGAGAAGGAGATCGTTCTCTATCCGCGCGTGTGTCGAGTCTGTCGTCGTTTTCGCGACGATTGTTGTCCGCGTTGCTCGATGGAGCCGGTCTGCGAGCAtcgcgacgaacacgagaaacgttGCGCGGAATTCCAAGTGTTGCGACGATGCCTGGTCCTGCAATACAAACACGGTGCCGTCGAACCGAGAATTCCGAACGCGCGGCAATCCAATCCCCTCGAAATATCGACTCTCGGTTTCGACGAGCTCGCGCAACGTATTTACGGGGAGGATTCCGCGTATTACCGCGAAATGGACAGTTACACGTACGCCAGCTTGTCCCATTTGTCCACGATCCCGTTGACGGTTCTCCACGCGATGCAAATCTCATGCCCGGATTGGCGAACCAAGACCGAATGGACCGTGCACATAGCGGGAGCGGAATTTCAATTCGAGGGGGTGAATCTACACGCGTGGGAGAAACTGTACCTTCATTTGCTACCGAACCTGAAGACCCTACGTTTGATCCTGGTCGGTCCGGAATTGCGTTTACCGAGCGGTGTGCCCCCGAAGCTTCTCGCCAAAGTGAAGCTCTGCTCCGAGTGCAGGTCCAATGGTAAATCCGTGATCGTACTCTTTCGACCCGAGAGACTCTACCACGAATTGGTACGCGACGAAACGGAGCGCGTGGTCCCGGCCGATTTGATCTGCGCTTTCAACGCCGGTCTCTATCGCAACACGGGGTACGCGGGTACGGACACGTGGCTGGAAACGATACGAGAATTTTGCAAGACACCGACCCCCCTCGTCGTCACGTCCTACACCGGGGACGAGGTGGTCTGGGACCTCGCGAGGATACAATCCGTATACGACGTCGAGGTGCTCTCTACGCCGCGACGGAACCCATTCGCCTCGATCAAACCGGATCGAAACTTCGTCAGCGACGACACGATGCCGCTCATATACAAGAATTATTATTTCGCTATCGTCAGAGCGACGTCGCCCGCGTAA
- the LOC143151554 gene encoding alkaline phosphatase 4-like, producing the protein MKRPIVLVCTLLGLLGSDALPQDTKAYEDMSFWLKAGQENLQKNLGYRNVEKRAKNVIIFIGDGMGMSTITAGRIFKGQSKGTTGEEYKLAFEMFPNTGFAKTYNTDKQVPDSAATATAIFSGSKCRYKVIGLDTRSEYNHCDEAINRVTKLTTIADWAQETGMSTGFVTTTRITHATPAALYAHTNNRDWECDTSIPDQYKGCVKDIASQLFENAPGSNFEVMMGGGGQHLGLEVGPLDPDTCVRGDGKNLAATWAENNPEGRLVTNAEDLMSIDIANTTKILGVFNCSHLPYHQLMTKETPSLANMTTQAVKLLRKNQNGFLLMVESGKIDIAHHKNYAKLALREVSELEDAVQAALVQLNLDETLIIVTADHSHAFTMNGYPLRGNEILGFANDPTRPEILPYETLTYANGPGFVHHRRNDSNNVNETWIPVEQDKTRDDPFYMHMAGMYLKDETHGGEDVGVYSIGPYSHLIRGTFEQNYIAHVVAYAACFKDWPSHCNNAYSRYFYEVANSVNPSTNSPFLLLSTIVVLWMVVKF; encoded by the exons CTGGTTTGCACCCTCCTGGGACTTCTCGGCTCGGACGCTCTGCCACAGGATACCAAGGCTTACGAAG ACATGTCCTTTTGGCTGAAAGCCGGGCAGGAAAATCTTCAGAAGAACCTCGGCTATAGGAACGTCGAAAAGCGAGCGAAGAACGTAATTATATTCATCGGGGACGGTATGGGAATGTCTACGATCACGGCCGGTCGTATATTCAAAGGCCAGAGCAAGGGTACGACCGGCGAGGAATATAAACTGGCTTTCGAGATGTTCCCCAACACTGGATTCGCCAAG ACGTACAACACCGACAAACAAGTACCCGATTCGGCGGCAACGGCCACCGCGATCTTTTCCGGTTCCAAATGTCGTTACAAAGTGATCGGCTTGGACACCAGATCGGAGTACAATCATTGCGACGAAGCGATCAACCGAGTGACCAAACTGACCACGATCGCCGATTGGGCACAGGAAACGGGCATGAGCACCG GATTCGTGACCACCACCCGTATCACTCATGCCACACCGGCAGCGTTGTACGCTCACACCAATAACCGCGACTGGGAGTGCGACACCTCGATACCGGACCAATACAAAGGCTGCGTGAAGGACATTGCGAGCCAACTGTTCGAGAATGCACCAGGAAGCAATTTCGAG GTGATGATGGGCGGCGGCGGACAACACTTGGGCCTCGAAGTGGGACCGTTGGATCCCGACACGTGCGTCAGGGGCGACGGGAAGAATCTAGCGGCAACCTGGGCCGAGAACAATCCCGAGGGAAGACTGGTGACCAACGCCGAGGATCTGATGTCGATCGATATCGCGAACACGACCAAGATCCTCGGTGTGTTCAACTGCAGCCATCTGCCGTATCACCAACTGATGACGAAGGAGACACCGAGTTTGGCCAACATGACCACCCAGGCCGTGAAGTTGCTACGAAAGAACCAGAACGGTTTCTTGCTGATG GTCGAGAGCGGGAAGATCGACATCGCCCATCACAAGAACTACGCGAAATTGGCGCTTCGAGAGGTCTCGGAACTGGAGGACGCGGTCCAGGCCGCTCTGGTGCAGCTGAATCTCGACGAGACGTTGATCATCGTCACCGCCGATCATTCCCACGCGTTCACCATGAACGGTTACCCGCTAAGAGGAAACGAGATCCTAGGTTTCGCCAACGATCCGACCAGGCCGGAGATCCTACCGTACGAAACTCTCACGTACGCCAACGGACCGGGATTCGTTCATCACAGACGCAACGATAGCAACAACGTCAACGAAACGTGGATACCCGTGGAACAGGACAAAACGAGGGATGATCCATTCTACATGCACATGGCCGGCATGTACCTGAAGGACGAAACCCACGGAGGCGAAGACGTCGGTGTTTACTCCATCG GTCCTTACTCGCACCTGATTCGTGGCACCTTCGAGCAAAATTACATCGCTCATGTGGTGGCTTACGCCGCGTGCTTCAAAGACTGGCCGTCTCACTGCAACAACGCGTACAGTCGTTACTTCTACGAAGTGGCGAACTCGGTGAACCCGAGCACGAATTCCCCGTTCCTGTTGCTCTCGACGATCGTGGTCCTTTGGATGGTCGTTAAGTTCTAA